In Salinibaculum sp. SYNS191, the genomic window ATCGCCGTCGTACAGGGCCTCCCGCGCTGACTCTGTCAGCGTGTGGATGTAGAAGTCGTTACCCCGCACGTCGACGGTTATCGTTCCCGGCGTCAGCGTGATGCTGTTCGCCAGCGAGGTGACCGGTAGCGACCCCGGCACGGCCGGTTGTATCTTCTCCATCGAGGGCTCTATCGGGAGCGAGGGTCTGAGAACGATTATCGCTACCTCGATGTTGGCCTTCGCTATCTCCCAGAGCAGGAACGGGGTGTAAACGAGCCAGCGTGCGAGGGTTCGTCCGGTTCGCATCGGCCGCACCGGCCGGTCGAAGGTGATACCCGAGAGTACGACCGACACGATGGCCGCGCTGACCGCACCCGTGACGAAATCGAACGTCCCGGCGAAGCCACCGATGGCGAGGTAGAACAGGTAGGAGAGCCCGAAGACGCTCGCGAACGTCCGCAGGTCGACGTCGCGGCCGAGAAGTGTCCGGCCCCTCACCGCCCTGTCCACGGGCGCTTCCTCGTACGTGACGTCGTCGGCGAGCGACAGTTCCGCCGACAGCGGCGTCAGCAACGGTGCCCGTGCCCCCGGTTTGAACTCCGGGTCCAGCACGATGTGTTCTATCGAGTTCGTCCGCGCGTAGGACAGCAGCGTCTCCGCGTAGTCGCGCGGACTGAATAGGTACTCGCCCGTGCCGATGATAGCCGTCGTCACGTACACCGGTAGCTCGTCACCCTCCTCCGTCTCGGTGTCCTCGTGAATCCAGGCCTCGACTCGCTCAAGCAGGTCCTCTGCCTCTGCCGTGACGTCGGCCGTCGGGTCCTGCCGTTGCCAGCTGGCGGGGAAGACGAAGTGTACCGACGCTCGCTCGTCGGTCTCCGCCGCCCGTTCTACTGCCTCCCGGACGACGTACCCGACCGTGTTCCGCAACGTGACGGACTCACCCACGGGAACGAGAACCCGATAGGCGCCCTGAGGACTCATTGTTACATTGCATCAGGGGTGTAGTGTTAACGGTAACTATCTCGAACGGTCCCCGCTCGGCGACGACGCCGAGCGCACGTTCGACCACGCCCGAATCTTGACTTTTTAGTACCAGAGCGTGACAACTCCGCGTCAGATGCGCGGGA contains:
- a CDS encoding monovalent cation/H+ antiporter subunit E, whose protein sequence is MSPQGAYRVLVPVGESVTLRNTVGYVVREAVERAAETDERASVHFVFPASWQRQDPTADVTAEAEDLLERVEAWIHEDTETEEGDELPVYVTTAIIGTGEYLFSPRDYAETLLSYARTNSIEHIVLDPEFKPGARAPLLTPLSAELSLADDVTYEEAPVDRAVRGRTLLGRDVDLRTFASVFGLSYLFYLAIGGFAGTFDFVTGAVSAAIVSVVLSGITFDRPVRPMRTGRTLARWLVYTPFLLWEIAKANIEVAIIVLRPSLPIEPSMEKIQPAVPGSLPVTSLANSITLTPGTITVDVRGNDFYIHTLTESAREALYDGDLEQAVRFVFFGRDSASIASPRERGQNAGDLAAEAEAEATAAADDDAEGGEES